One Electrophorus electricus isolate fEleEle1 chromosome 10, fEleEle1.pri, whole genome shotgun sequence genomic region harbors:
- the adnp2a gene encoding activity-dependent neuroprotector homeobox protein 2a, giving the protein MYQVPVRDVVKLRRSRKRVKSILCDIALQSCQDLIEKYKSFDAGEESFNNTEWEDFIDGNVGKKRKKWRYRPEALCCSLCWFSTRSFYTFRGHVQRCHEEELDLACLSTCPKCTFISHPEITEQHIKYFHTVPTKACPSAPSQSASLPSKAVTVTASVDLGEDRYTCVNCGYHDSLLYVMKKHVLVNHYATLLNRYFGHRLENGQNTDGQKNRDSVPTSRYYCKECKLPAETIEHLLYHILSSDKHKELHWHIMPFISEKNISNAGQQKFQSLAPKVAQQGKNVSMVQRPNVAQHPKAVKVNPPSKSNGAMLLTGPTNTTALLCSPGARQIFLSSQTPSLLPGTTVTTIQNTQQQPSTGIQALSTSPVVKSLNMVVPNMSQGTPKQVPVAMTVPRLPQAQPGQQMLLPPGVQVNLPGKIGVRPPMLLTHRLQLNQSAPRPPIIASQSVRLIPTGNKVNGVPTYTLAPVQVTTVPVQPNSGQVVNSAPVVLAQNGPQIGKPTVMGPPNTAVVPAKAASSSQKLTLSKNNKPNELAVLTPFLKKQNDHTVKCLRCKVLLTEQWIFQHLLHGLKCLFCPQMFYSFKQIMEHTKKDHSLKIKRNRDFIKEQYKLNCDEEGNLIFAAFNLNTDVPKDLLDNRELNLVLVTSTQDKIYIKMYPDSAKAVYPPSLKTTPTVCPFCQVKLQNSEDYELHLKGTHHIVPTIHAILKSPAFKCIYCFGVYSEKSTPKTISIHVQRCRCAPRNVKEAERLLNPDPNAHLNGDFQNSVQQIENPQQQNILKTELANMEKKETAKSKKEVATEKGTNGNVKVSKVDFPAPTVELVLDPTGMEMRSFEERKEFLTKYFHRKPYPSKAEALSLAARLWLNKTDILSHFGTKRSRCMKAIQKRRTVVLLGFNMTEVNKVNHNLLVPEVEPAN; this is encoded by the exons ATGTATCAAGTACCAGTGAGAGACGTGGTAAAACTCCGAAGATcaagaaaaagagtgaaaagtATTTTGTGTGACATTGCTTTGCAGAGCTGTCAGGACTTAATAGAG AAATACAAATCTTTCGATGCTGGTGAAGAAAGTTTCAATAACACGGAGTGGGAAGACTTCATAGATGGTAATGTTGGCAAAAAGCGAAAAAAG TGGCGATATCGCCCCGAGGCTCTCTGCTGCAGCCTATGCTGGTTCTCCACCCGTTCTTTTTACACCTTTAGAGGTCACGTGCAACGGTGTCATGAGGAGGAGCTGGACCTCGCTTGTCTCTCCACTTGCCCCAAATGCACATTCATTAGCCACCCTGAaatcacagagcagcacatAAAATATTTCCATACCGTGCCCACCAAGGCATGTCCCTCTGCTCCCTCCCAGTCGGCCAGCCTCCCTTCAAAGGCTGTTACTGTCACAGCGTCTGTCGACCTAGGTGAAGATAGGTACACATGTGTGAACTGTGGCTACCATGATTCTTTACTTTATGTGATGAAGAAACATGTTTTGGTAAACCACTATGCTACATTGTTGAACCGTTACTTTGGGCACAGGCTGGAAAATGGACAAAACACTGATGGTCAAAAAAATAGAGACAGTGTTCCAACATCGAGGTATTACTGTAAGGAGTGCAAGTTGCCAGCCGAGACCATAGAACATCTGCTCTATCATATTTTGAGCTCAGATAAGCATAAGGAACTGCATTGGCATATTATGCCATTCATCAGTGAAAAAAATATCTCAAATGCAGGACAGCAGAAGTTCCAGAGCCTTGCACCAAAAGTGGCGCAGCAAGGCAAAAACGTCAGCATGGTCCAGAGACCAAATGTTGCACAACATCCCAAGGCAGTGAAGGTGAATCCGCCATCTAAATCCAACGGTGCCATGCTTCTTACTGGGCCAACCAACACGACCGCTCTTTTGTGCTCTCCTGGAGCAAGGCAGATCTTCCTCTCCTCACAGACTCCATCGTTACTACCTGGCACAACTGTGACCACAATTCAGAACACGCAGCAGCAGCCCTCGACTGGAATCCAAGCCTTGTCCACCTCCCCAGTGGTCAAGTCTCTAAACATGGTAGTGCCAAACATGTCACAGGGCACTCCTAAACAGGTACCTGTGGCCATGACAGTGCCCAGGCTTCCGCAGGCCCAGCCAGGGCAGCAGATGCTTCTGCCGCCAGGTGTTCAGGTCAATCTCCCCGGGAAGATCGGCGTGCGTCCACCCATGCTGTTGACCCACAGACTACAGCTGAATCAGTCCGCTCCCAGGCCCCCTATCATAGCCTCCCAGTCAGTCAGGCTCATTCCCACAGGCAACAAGGTGAACGGCGTCCCAACTTACACCCTGGCACCTGTGCAGGTCACGACGGTACCTGTCCAGCCGAACTCTGGTCAGGTTGTCAACAGCGCACCAGTGGTTTTGGCTCAGAATGGGCCTCAGATTGGCAAGCCCACTGTGATGGGTCCACCAAACACAGCAGTAGTGCCTGCCAAGGCAGCATCTTCAAGCCAAAAGCTGACTTtgagtaaaaataataaaccaaaTGAGCTAGCTGTCCTCACTCCATTTCTCAAGAAGCAGAACGACCATACTGTCAAATGCCTGAGGTGCAAAGTGCTGTTGACGGAGCAGTGgatttttcagcatttgttgCATGGCTTGAAGTGTTTGTTCTGCCCTCAGATGTTCTACTCCTTCAAGCAAATCATGGAGCACACAAAGAAAGATCACAGCTTGAAAATAAAGAGGAACCGAGATTTCATCAAAGAACAGTATAAACTCAACTGTGATGAAGAAGGCAATCTTATATTTGCTGCCTTTAACTTGAACACAGATGTACCCAAAGACCTGCTTGATAACCGAGAGCTCAACCTTGTACTAGTCACCAGTACTCAagacaaaatatacataaagatGTATCCAGACTCTGCAAAGGCAGTATACCCACCATCGCTAAAAACCACGCCCACTGTCTGTCCATTCTGCCAGGTGAAGCTCCAGAATTCAGAGGACTATGAGCTACATTTGAAAGGGACGCACCATATTGTTCCCACCATCCACGCCATATTGAAGTCTCCTGCTTTCAAATGCATTTACTGCTTCGGCGTGTACTCGGAAAAGTCAACCCCCAAAACAATTTCCATTCACGTACAGCGCTGCCGGTGCGCTCCCAGGAATGTAAAGGAAGCTGAGAGGCTGCTGAATCCGGATCCAAACGCCCACCTGAACGGAGACTTTCAGAACTCCGTCCAGCAGATTGAAAACCCACAACAGCAGAACATCCTAAAAACAGAATTAGCCAACATGGAAAAGAAGGAAACTGCCAAGTCAAAGAAAGAGGTAGCTACAGAGAAAGGTACCAATGGAAATGTTAAAGTAAGCAAGGTAGATTTCCCTGCCCCTACAGTGGAGCTTGTTCTGGATCCAACAGGAATGGAGATGCGATCATTtgaggagaggaaagagttCCTCACAAAATACTTTCATCGCAAGCCCTACCCATCGAAAGCTGAGGCGCTGAGTCTTGCTGCCCGCTTGTGGCTGAACAAGACTGATATACTTTCTCACTTTGGCACTAAGCGTAGCCGATGTATGAAAGCAATCCAAAAGAGAAGGACTGTTGTACTTCTTGGGTTCAACATGACCGAGGTGAATAAAGTGAACCATAACCTTCTCGTTCCTGAGGTGGAGCCTGCTAACTGA